A window from uncultured Desulfobacter sp. encodes these proteins:
- the trbJ gene encoding P-type conjugative transfer protein TrbJ — protein sequence MAGIPVTCLNCSNLFTQALEYIKDIEQLAEEIKQYEQLVKQTENAITNTMNLPSNLASNLQSQMRVAVANVNRLKSYKADMGALLTIFTETWPELRDLKIDDILMQDRIEMQLDQFSKASEKIDNVLQSNFQLTGQQLQDLQDSGDFDSYLDDLLSTKEGRQQAIEAGNQINALTVHEMRQTRALLANYVQAQTAALAQEHNAAKLEDANLQQEMEMGVDIETNIRTLP from the coding sequence ATGGCCGGCATTCCTGTCACTTGCCTCAATTGCTCTAATTTATTCACCCAGGCCCTGGAATATATCAAAGACATCGAACAATTGGCAGAAGAGATCAAACAATACGAACAACTCGTTAAGCAGACAGAAAATGCCATCACCAACACCATGAACCTGCCCAGCAACCTGGCTTCCAACCTTCAATCTCAAATGAGGGTAGCGGTTGCCAATGTGAACCGGCTGAAATCTTACAAGGCTGATATGGGAGCGCTGCTGACAATTTTCACTGAAACCTGGCCTGAATTACGGGACTTAAAAATTGATGACATATTAATGCAGGATCGTATTGAAATGCAGTTAGATCAATTTTCAAAGGCCTCTGAGAAAATTGATAATGTTTTACAGTCTAATTTTCAGCTTACCGGCCAGCAATTACAAGACCTACAGGATTCGGGGGATTTTGACAGCTATTTAGATGACCTGTTGTCTACCAAAGAAGGCAGACAGCAGGCAATTGAAGCCGGAAACCAGATCAACGCCCTTACCGTCCATGAAATGAGGCAGACAAGGGCTTTGCTGGCTAATTATGTGCAAGCTCAAACTGCAGCTTTGGCACAAGAACACAATGCTGCAAAGCTTGAGGATGCCAATTTGCAGCAGGAAATGGAAATGGGAGTGGATATAGAAACCAATATACGAACACTCCCTTAA
- the trbL gene encoding P-type conjugative transfer protein TrbL, with the protein MIKFLDIKKSPVKICLCFFAIAGSLIFFNDLAMANAVDQSIIERITDKYCTIGSSWGDNIETHALWLLKWLLVIQLVVMAVKLGFKQSTLQDIIEDLVITVIFGSVFWVLILKGQGWSGNLIHGMLDMAQDVAGGGSSPGEAFFAKIFADAMKIANNMMFSWNPIKVPAICLCSLCSAACGAFIYGMYLVILCESYIALNLGIFLLGFGGLRYTRGFATGFLKYALSVGLKLFVIRCLLYILGSFLADMVLFTFKSFTETLVITACFFILAFLIKVLPDTLARMVTLHSGSSAGAITGAMAAGAGMAASAASMGVGAAAGAAGGGMAGALGGARGGALSALEKIAKAVNPKEEPKE; encoded by the coding sequence ATGATCAAATTTTTAGACATAAAGAAATCTCCTGTTAAAATTTGTCTATGCTTTTTTGCAATAGCAGGTTCTTTGATTTTTTTCAATGATTTAGCAATGGCTAATGCTGTTGATCAAAGTATCATAGAAAGAATAACAGATAAATATTGTACTATTGGTTCCTCCTGGGGCGACAATATAGAAACCCATGCCTTATGGTTACTGAAATGGCTGCTCGTTATCCAGCTTGTTGTCATGGCCGTAAAATTAGGTTTTAAGCAATCTACATTACAGGACATTATAGAAGATCTTGTAATAACTGTGATTTTTGGCAGTGTTTTTTGGGTTCTTATTCTAAAAGGCCAAGGGTGGAGTGGTAATTTGATTCACGGCATGCTGGACATGGCTCAGGATGTCGCAGGTGGTGGGTCCTCTCCTGGTGAAGCATTTTTCGCTAAAATCTTCGCTGATGCTATGAAAATCGCAAATAATATGATGTTTTCATGGAATCCTATAAAAGTCCCTGCCATCTGCCTATGCTCCCTCTGTAGTGCTGCCTGCGGTGCTTTTATCTATGGCATGTATTTAGTCATTCTTTGCGAATCTTACATAGCTTTAAATCTCGGTATTTTCTTACTTGGTTTTGGTGGATTGAGATATACGAGAGGCTTTGCAACCGGATTTTTAAAATATGCCCTCAGTGTCGGCCTTAAATTATTCGTAATCCGGTGTCTGCTATACATCCTGGGTTCATTTCTGGCAGATATGGTGCTGTTCACCTTTAAAAGCTTTACCGAAACCCTTGTTATCACAGCCTGCTTTTTCATTTTGGCGTTTCTTATCAAAGTATTGCCCGACACACTAGCCAGAATGGTCACACTGCATAGCGGCAGTAGTGCCGGAGCTATTACCGGAGCCATGGCGGCAGGCGCAGGTATGGCGGCGAGTGCGGCCTCCATGGGTGTTGGTGCCGCTGCCGGTGCTGCCGGTGGCGGCATGGCTGGTGCTCTTGGTGGCGCCAGGGGCGGTGCATTGAGTGCTCTAGAAAAAATAGCAAAAGCCGTAAACCCCAAAGAGGAGCCAAAAGAATAA
- a CDS encoding type IV secretion system protein: MTNTTEHHEQVFQSTEENHYLAGRQAWAEVYGSFIRERDLWRWLALLASIIAILLSTANIMQLRQQKVIPYMVEVDRAGRISGGHMAKKLETSQEMIQYSLGQFITAWRTVTADIALQEKYIKQSSFMSVGAAKRILAKWYADNNPYISSEEKLVEVRILALPLYVSGETWLVEWTEIERTHKGVERSRNSFQANLIIKRKLPETQQEIINNASGIYVSEISHSKKIQ; the protein is encoded by the coding sequence ATGACTAATACAACAGAACATCATGAACAGGTTTTTCAATCGACGGAAGAAAATCATTATCTCGCCGGGCGGCAGGCATGGGCTGAAGTGTATGGATCGTTCATCCGAGAAAGAGACCTTTGGCGGTGGTTAGCCCTGCTTGCTTCGATTATCGCGATTCTGCTTTCCACGGCAAATATCATGCAGCTAAGACAACAAAAAGTGATCCCGTACATGGTGGAGGTTGACCGGGCAGGACGGATCAGCGGAGGACATATGGCAAAAAAGCTTGAGACCAGCCAGGAGATGATTCAATACAGCCTGGGCCAGTTTATAACGGCCTGGCGGACCGTTACTGCTGATATTGCCCTACAGGAAAAATACATAAAGCAATCCAGTTTCATGTCTGTTGGTGCTGCAAAAAGAATCCTGGCTAAATGGTACGCAGACAACAATCCGTACATCTCCAGTGAAGAAAAATTGGTGGAAGTACGGATCTTGGCCCTGCCCCTGTATGTCAGCGGAGAAACCTGGCTGGTGGAATGGACAGAGATAGAGCGCACACATAAAGGGGTTGAGCGCTCCCGGAATTCTTTTCAAGCCAATCTTATCATCAAGCGCAAGCTTCCAGAAACACAACAAGAGATCATCAACAATGCAAGCGGCATATATGTGTCGGAAATCAGCCACAGCAAAAAGATACAATAG
- the trbG gene encoding P-type conjugative transfer protein TrbG, with translation MKKLIIIAIAVFFAGLTTCRAADFVSPVSARLDSKERKPLALQSRWQKNTLDPITTRNGMNCFVYGHSNPTIIVTPYKVADLELQPGEAINSMVLGDNARWYAEIVFSGSGDISTSHVVFKALDSGLTTTAVITTDRRVYHINLKSDRSKHMLYTGFIYPQDHIAITKAAREKEIKEKEKRTTPDGFDIANLNFDYEISGNAGWKPLQVFDNGVKTYIKLPKLQEMPMFMVKTAAGKGLVNCRVKNNCFIVDRIFDQGYLILGVGKDKEELTLTRLEAKK, from the coding sequence ATGAAAAAATTAATAATAATCGCAATAGCAGTATTCTTTGCCGGTTTGACAACATGCCGGGCTGCGGATTTCGTAAGCCCCGTATCAGCCAGATTGGACAGCAAAGAAAGAAAGCCTTTAGCGCTGCAGTCAAGATGGCAAAAAAACACCCTGGACCCCATCACCACCAGAAACGGCATGAACTGTTTTGTTTATGGCCATTCAAATCCAACCATTATTGTTACCCCGTATAAAGTGGCTGATCTGGAACTGCAGCCCGGAGAAGCGATTAACTCCATGGTCCTGGGCGATAACGCGCGATGGTACGCAGAAATCGTGTTTTCCGGCAGTGGCGATATCAGCACAAGTCACGTTGTTTTCAAAGCCCTGGACTCCGGGCTCACCACCACTGCCGTAATCACCACTGACCGGCGGGTGTATCATATCAATCTCAAATCAGACCGAAGTAAACACATGCTGTATACAGGCTTCATCTATCCCCAGGATCATATCGCAATCACCAAAGCGGCCCGGGAAAAAGAAATCAAAGAAAAAGAGAAAAGGACGACCCCTGATGGCTTTGATATTGCCAATCTGAATTTTGATTATGAAATATCCGGAAATGCCGGCTGGAAGCCGCTGCAGGTTTTTGACAACGGCGTTAAAACGTATATCAAGCTGCCCAAACTGCAGGAAATGCCCATGTTCATGGTCAAAACTGCGGCGGGTAAAGGTCTTGTAAACTGCCGGGTGAAAAACAACTGTTTTATTGTAGACCGGATTTTTGACCAGGGCTATTTAATCCTGGGTGTGGGCAAGGATAAGGAAGAATTAACCCTGACCCGGCTGGAGGCGAAAAAATGA
- a CDS encoding conjugal transfer protein TrbH, which yields MKTLTRLILLFFLALTCFSCTHISPKSSWVLTESKPPLLICDEIISRLIQQYPPAKTTITLLKSGNRTFDKLIEKQARRAGYTISPPQSENAVKISYVIDVLSQNPGTGYVHLKSSDGFSFSRMFRMPGYNLADNYTQREVKK from the coding sequence ATGAAAACGCTTACCAGGCTGATCCTTCTTTTTTTTCTGGCGTTAACCTGTTTTTCCTGCACCCACATTTCACCTAAAAGCTCATGGGTGTTGACTGAATCTAAGCCACCGTTACTGATCTGTGATGAAATCATCAGTCGACTGATCCAGCAATATCCGCCGGCAAAAACTACGATAACGCTTCTTAAAAGCGGCAATAGAACCTTTGACAAACTGATTGAAAAACAAGCCAGACGCGCCGGTTATACAATCAGCCCGCCCCAAAGCGAAAACGCTGTCAAGATCAGCTATGTCATTGACGTGTTATCGCAAAATCCCGGCACCGGATACGTCCACCTTAAAAGCAGTGACGGATTCAGTTTCAGCCGGATGTTCCGCATGCCCGGATATAACCTGGCAGACAATTATACCCAACGCGAGGTTAAAAAATGA
- a CDS encoding TrbI/VirB10 family protein yields MSAPRGLQRPGVVTTVLSKKPILVLFLFIAIIVLLLLFSIFDEGKRNNRNGDQDQETLLIEPQQSSVSTDEEGLNLPKAPKQRKGLASETDMNSMDKKEDQKALEPIEVVRANPPPQDPVKAALDKQRQKQLVTVLQYRFEKQRQALESNPVVYKNNASTIVSTSSGVSDQTSRQSGTSARLSALNSELANAKARLGLGGAGSQSTASVTTTTGLSISAQTEINDDAMWDNGYSMDQDTNALSIKTGAIIPVVLITGIDSTLPGYISGQVSQNVWDTATGYNLLIPQGTKVFGQYQNNIMMGQERVFVAWQRLIFPDGRTMTLKDMPGGDQLGYTGLKDKVNNHYFRIYGHALLMSLVTGGTAYAMNTLNGDNSDETTTLNESMGTALADQMGQTTMGLLEKHMNMSPTLTIRPGYRLNIIAVKDLEFSEPYEGKL; encoded by the coding sequence ATGAGTGCACCACGGGGGCTGCAACGGCCGGGCGTAGTGACAACCGTTCTGAGCAAAAAGCCTATCTTAGTGCTGTTTCTCTTCATTGCCATCATTGTATTGCTGCTGCTTTTTTCAATCTTTGATGAAGGCAAAAGAAATAATAGAAACGGGGATCAGGATCAGGAAACCCTGTTGATAGAACCCCAGCAGTCATCCGTATCCACAGATGAAGAGGGGCTTAATTTGCCCAAAGCCCCTAAACAACGCAAAGGCCTTGCGTCTGAAACCGATATGAACTCCATGGATAAAAAGGAGGATCAAAAGGCCCTTGAACCCATTGAGGTTGTACGTGCGAATCCACCTCCCCAGGACCCTGTAAAAGCCGCTCTGGACAAGCAGCGGCAAAAACAGCTTGTCACGGTTCTGCAGTACCGGTTCGAAAAACAACGCCAGGCCTTGGAATCCAATCCGGTTGTTTACAAAAACAACGCTTCAACGATCGTCAGTACCTCTTCCGGCGTTTCTGACCAAACCAGCCGACAATCGGGAACTTCAGCAAGACTGTCTGCCTTAAACAGTGAACTTGCAAACGCCAAAGCAAGGCTTGGCCTTGGGGGGGCCGGTTCACAATCCACAGCATCCGTAACAACGACAACCGGTTTATCCATATCTGCCCAAACCGAAATCAATGATGATGCAATGTGGGATAACGGTTATTCCATGGATCAAGACACCAATGCGTTATCCATTAAGACCGGGGCCATTATACCTGTTGTGCTGATCACCGGGATTGATTCCACCTTGCCCGGCTATATCAGCGGTCAGGTCAGTCAAAATGTCTGGGATACCGCAACCGGTTATAATCTGCTCATCCCCCAAGGCACAAAAGTCTTTGGCCAATACCAGAACAATATAATGATGGGCCAGGAACGGGTATTCGTCGCTTGGCAGCGATTAATATTCCCTGACGGCCGGACAATGACCTTGAAGGATATGCCCGGCGGGGACCAGCTCGGCTACACCGGTCTCAAAGACAAAGTCAATAATCACTATTTCAGGATTTACGGCCATGCCCTGCTCATGAGCCTTGTCACCGGCGGCACTGCTTATGCCATGAACACACTGAACGGCGATAACAGTGACGAAACAACAACGCTCAATGAATCCATGGGAACGGCCCTGGCCGATCAGATGGGACAGACAACCATGGGCCTGCTTGAAAAACATATGAATATGTCCCCCACCTTAACCATCCGGCCCGGTTATCGCCTGAACATCATAGCTGTTAAAGATTTAGAATTCAGCGAACCGTACGAAGGCAAATTATGA
- a CDS encoding DNA topoisomerase 3, translating into MKLFIAEKPSLGRAIAAGLGNAEKRNGYIECGSNVVTWCFGHLLEMDQPEAYDEKYKAWKKEDLPILPDNFSASVRKDAAAQMKIIGKLLQDAEMVVNAGDPDREGQLLVDEVLEYHNYAGSCERIWLAALDDKSVKKALSSMTDNNDYTGLRDAARARSQADWLVGMNCTRAMTLKGRDAGSQGVLSLGRVQTPTLALVVNRDLVIENFKPHPYFTLHVEILHEAGTFTGTFQALDTQKGIDDQGRLIDPDEAYRIKKEVSGQAGKILEAHKEKKKKNPPLPHCLSSLQKAASSTLGMGAKQVLDVAQALYEKKLTTYPRSDCRYLPDEQFQEAGNILTVLANLSGLEQIAGNTDCSIKSAAYNTQKVTAHHAIIPTGETPSHLSDDESALYRMIAQSFCIQFYAAMEFEAQKILTGINHTVWKSTGRTILNPGWTAFIREQKDETADDQVLPGVHQDDGITAGQVDIKSQKTKPPARFTEGTLIEAMANVHKFIEDTEAKKTLKENEGIGTEATRAGIIETLKARQLLELQKKNIISTDIGRQLVKMAPGILTDPVTTAQWESRLSAIADGNESLSGFMMDQTTQVPELVKAIFALQLDPLPGTHLCPECGRPLRRQKSKKGAWYWACFNQDGHAKPVFLNDKNGKPDLTPKKEIELSEHKCRACGKPLVKRESKKKGKGGKKNYWWGCSGFPECRQTYFDDNGKPQFTDKKGK; encoded by the coding sequence ATGAAACTTTTCATCGCAGAAAAACCATCCCTTGGCCGTGCCATTGCTGCAGGCCTGGGGAATGCCGAAAAAAGGAACGGTTACATAGAATGCGGCTCAAATGTCGTTACCTGGTGCTTTGGTCACCTATTGGAAATGGACCAGCCCGAAGCATATGACGAAAAGTACAAGGCCTGGAAAAAAGAAGACCTGCCCATTTTACCAGACAACTTTAGCGCCTCAGTCAGAAAAGATGCTGCAGCACAAATGAAGATCATAGGTAAGCTGCTACAGGATGCTGAAATGGTCGTCAATGCAGGAGATCCAGACAGAGAAGGTCAACTGCTTGTTGATGAGGTGCTGGAATACCACAACTATGCCGGTTCTTGCGAACGGATCTGGCTTGCCGCCCTGGATGACAAATCAGTTAAAAAAGCCCTGTCATCCATGACCGACAACAATGATTATACCGGCTTGCGTGATGCTGCCCGAGCCAGGTCACAGGCAGATTGGCTGGTGGGGATGAACTGCACCCGAGCCATGACCCTAAAAGGTCGAGATGCAGGCAGCCAGGGCGTGTTATCCCTTGGCCGGGTCCAGACCCCGACCCTTGCCCTGGTGGTCAACCGGGACCTGGTTATTGAAAACTTCAAACCCCATCCGTATTTCACCCTGCATGTTGAAATCCTTCATGAAGCAGGTACGTTCACCGGCACATTTCAGGCCCTTGACACACAAAAGGGGATAGATGATCAGGGCAGGTTAATCGACCCTGATGAAGCCTATCGGATCAAAAAAGAGGTAAGCGGCCAGGCGGGCAAAATTCTTGAAGCTCACAAAGAGAAAAAGAAAAAGAATCCGCCGTTACCCCATTGCCTGTCATCTTTACAAAAAGCGGCCTCGTCAACGTTGGGCATGGGAGCAAAACAAGTGCTTGATGTGGCTCAGGCCCTTTATGAAAAAAAGCTGACAACCTATCCCCGGTCCGACTGCCGTTATCTGCCGGATGAACAGTTCCAGGAGGCGGGCAATATACTTACGGTTTTGGCAAACCTGTCCGGGCTTGAACAAATCGCTGGGAATACGGATTGCTCTATCAAAAGCGCTGCGTACAATACGCAAAAAGTAACTGCCCATCATGCCATTATTCCCACGGGTGAAACGCCTTCTCACCTGTCAGATGATGAATCTGCCCTGTACCGTATGATCGCCCAAAGCTTTTGCATCCAGTTTTATGCAGCCATGGAGTTTGAAGCTCAGAAAATTTTGACCGGCATAAATCATACTGTCTGGAAATCAACGGGCCGAACGATATTGAATCCAGGCTGGACAGCCTTCATCAGGGAACAAAAAGATGAAACTGCAGATGATCAGGTCTTGCCCGGGGTACACCAGGACGACGGCATAACCGCAGGCCAGGTTGATATCAAATCCCAAAAAACCAAACCACCCGCAAGATTTACAGAAGGCACCCTCATTGAGGCCATGGCTAATGTCCATAAATTTATAGAGGACACAGAAGCCAAGAAAACCCTGAAAGAAAATGAAGGCATCGGAACTGAAGCCACCCGGGCCGGGATCATCGAAACATTAAAAGCCCGGCAACTGCTTGAACTCCAGAAAAAGAACATCATTTCAACGGATATTGGCCGGCAGCTGGTAAAAATGGCCCCAGGGATACTCACTGATCCCGTGACAACGGCACAATGGGAATCCAGGTTATCAGCCATAGCCGACGGTAACGAAAGTCTGTCCGGATTTATGATGGACCAAACCACCCAGGTCCCGGAACTTGTCAAAGCAATATTCGCCCTTCAATTAGACCCGTTGCCGGGAACCCATCTTTGCCCGGAATGCGGCCGGCCTTTACGCAGGCAAAAAAGCAAAAAAGGGGCGTGGTATTGGGCCTGCTTCAACCAGGATGGGCATGCCAAGCCTGTATTCCTCAATGATAAAAACGGCAAGCCGGACTTAACGCCAAAAAAGGAAATAGAATTATCAGAACATAAATGCCGGGCCTGCGGCAAACCGCTTGTGAAACGTGAATCAAAGAAAAAAGGAAAAGGAGGTAAAAAAAATTATTGGTGGGGATGCTCCGGCTTCCCCGAATGCAGACAAACGTATTTTGACGATAACGGCAAGCCCCAGTTCACAGATAAGAAAGGAAAATAA
- a CDS encoding ArdC-like ssDNA-binding domain-containing protein, whose amino-acid sequence MSRYQDQLNDFSKRVLEAIEKGDAPWQKPWEEGRLLELPKNLTTDQNYKGVNLINLAMSGYNDPRWMTFNQAKDMDCFVKKGQKASKGFFYSPGRLEKELDDKGKPALDENGEEKITKVNKPVFKTFSVFNATQIDGVEEYKHPEPAWTPEDKAEKLISAANVEITGSQLDKAFYNFLTHSIETPDKSQFDDKSKYYSTVFHELAHATAHKSMMDRGVDYADKDSRAKEELRAEISSWLVCSQIGIGYSAESKESNKAYVSSWLKAIKPEDRAKELGFAMKDAEKISEYLMGLDLEKGQTAKIDADIPQGSSPLVKKEAERLQAKADQYRADQKNLFSYTEKIVVAMSNPDLFDDLMPDHYKNDPLSAFNTELDETQREIVTYLKNIVPSLERAESFPSPQEPVSFSESERKQHLSKNSQAELDGEVRRGGKEPVYIHVPYSEKDEAKALGAKWDKQEKSWFVEPGIDQKPFQKWLEPARETQLDMNKVTAQFQDQASRLGLKIDSPQADGKLHRVPVDGDKGGKKSGAYTLYPDGRPAGFIQNHKTGEKANFKYEGELGKTVITSGNKQARAAEREDDHAAAAKKAFGIYINAEKTTSHPYLTDKKINGDKEYRVDKNNRLIVPAKNLKTNKIESLQFIGEDGKKQFLTGGKKSGNAYTIGELDEQKPILLAEGFATGKTLNDVSHLPAVVCFDANNLENVARQIRELMPSAELFICADNDHAKNNNVGVEKAQKAAKAVGAKVIIPKFTDESKKLGYTDFNDLAKCKMGKSRVQSQLKSQIKYLSKDKGVGLER is encoded by the coding sequence ATGAGTAGATATCAAGATCAGCTCAATGATTTTTCCAAAAGGGTTTTAGAGGCCATTGAAAAGGGCGATGCGCCCTGGCAGAAACCGTGGGAAGAAGGCCGGTTGTTGGAATTGCCTAAAAATTTAACCACGGACCAGAATTATAAAGGTGTAAACCTGATTAACCTGGCAATGAGCGGCTATAATGACCCCAGGTGGATGACGTTCAACCAGGCTAAAGATATGGATTGTTTTGTCAAAAAAGGTCAAAAAGCCTCCAAAGGATTTTTTTATTCGCCTGGCAGATTGGAAAAAGAGCTTGATGATAAAGGAAAGCCCGCCCTCGACGAAAACGGTGAAGAAAAAATTACCAAGGTCAATAAGCCTGTTTTTAAAACATTCTCTGTCTTCAATGCCACCCAGATTGACGGTGTGGAAGAATACAAGCATCCAGAGCCTGCCTGGACACCGGAAGATAAGGCAGAAAAACTGATATCCGCTGCCAATGTGGAAATCACCGGAAGCCAGCTTGATAAGGCGTTTTATAATTTTTTAACCCATTCCATTGAAACGCCGGACAAATCACAGTTTGACGATAAATCAAAATATTATTCAACAGTATTTCATGAATTAGCGCATGCCACGGCCCATAAATCCATGATGGACAGGGGCGTTGACTATGCGGATAAGGATTCCAGGGCCAAGGAAGAATTAAGGGCGGAGATATCAAGCTGGCTGGTGTGTTCTCAAATCGGCATTGGATACTCTGCCGAATCGAAAGAGAGCAATAAAGCGTATGTTTCGTCCTGGCTCAAAGCCATAAAGCCGGAAGATCGGGCAAAAGAGCTTGGGTTTGCAATGAAAGACGCTGAAAAAATCTCTGAATACCTTATGGGACTTGATTTAGAGAAAGGTCAAACAGCAAAAATTGACGCGGATATCCCACAGGGATCAAGTCCTTTGGTAAAAAAGGAAGCGGAACGATTACAGGCTAAAGCGGATCAATACCGTGCTGATCAAAAAAATCTGTTTTCGTATACGGAAAAGATAGTTGTGGCCATGAGCAATCCTGACTTGTTTGATGATTTAATGCCCGACCACTATAAAAATGATCCGTTATCAGCTTTTAACACGGAACTGGATGAAACCCAGCGTGAAATTGTAACCTATCTAAAAAATATCGTTCCTTCCCTCGAAAGGGCAGAATCATTCCCTTCCCCCCAGGAGCCAGTCTCTTTTAGTGAATCTGAACGAAAACAACATCTATCTAAAAATTCTCAAGCAGAGCTTGATGGAGAGGTGCGGCGTGGAGGAAAAGAGCCGGTGTATATCCATGTGCCGTATTCAGAGAAAGACGAAGCCAAGGCCCTGGGTGCAAAATGGGATAAACAGGAAAAATCCTGGTTTGTTGAACCTGGAATCGACCAAAAGCCGTTTCAGAAATGGCTCGAACCTGCCCGGGAAACCCAGCTTGATATGAATAAAGTAACCGCGCAATTCCAGGACCAGGCTTCAAGGCTCGGCCTAAAAATTGACAGCCCCCAGGCGGACGGCAAGCTGCACCGTGTTCCTGTTGATGGTGATAAGGGCGGCAAAAAATCCGGGGCATATACGCTTTATCCCGACGGCAGGCCTGCGGGGTTCATTCAGAACCATAAAACCGGAGAAAAAGCCAATTTCAAATATGAAGGGGAACTCGGCAAAACAGTCATTACATCAGGAAATAAACAAGCACGGGCAGCCGAGCGGGAAGATGATCACGCTGCAGCAGCTAAAAAAGCGTTCGGCATTTACATCAATGCAGAAAAAACCACGTCCCACCCATACCTTACAGATAAAAAGATTAATGGCGATAAAGAATACCGGGTTGATAAAAACAACCGGCTGATTGTCCCTGCCAAGAATCTTAAAACCAACAAAATCGAATCCCTGCAGTTCATCGGTGAGGATGGGAAAAAGCAGTTTCTGACCGGCGGGAAAAAATCGGGAAACGCTTATACCATAGGCGAACTCGACGAACAAAAACCTATACTGCTGGCTGAAGGCTTTGCGACGGGAAAGACCCTTAATGATGTGAGCCACCTTCCGGCAGTGGTTTGCTTTGATGCAAACAACCTCGAAAATGTGGCCAGACAGATCCGGGAATTGATGCCCTCGGCTGAGTTGTTCATTTGTGCTGATAATGACCATGCCAAAAACAATAATGTAGGAGTGGAAAAAGCGCAAAAAGCAGCCAAAGCCGTTGGTGCGAAAGTCATTATCCCCAAATTTACGGATGAATCAAAAAAGCTTGGGTACACGGATTTCAATGACCTGGCCAAGTGCAAGATGGGTAAGAGCCGGGTTCAAAGTCAATTGAAATCCCAGATCAAATATCTTTCCAAGGATAAAGGCGTAGGACTTGAACGATGA
- a CDS encoding type IV secretory system conjugative DNA transfer family protein, whose amino-acid sequence MKKQEYGLKQAKAKKSRYPLLFPVCFLLWGFAFMSFSTQTVARALRYHPDLGRPVFDTYYLPWKVFEWNKYITDTPVGNKVDLIFGGFILSTAFGFFLILRKKPKGNLNLHGTATWAKKKDLAEMGLDAKEGVYVGGFPLARGTKYLIHNGPEHILAFAPTRSGKGVGLVIPTLLAWPGSSVTLDIKGENYALTSGYRAKELHHKILKFDPADETFSFSKWNPLAEVRINTNHAIADAQNIAQMICDPDGKGMKDYFTQAGYALLTGLILHVIVSKQAATLADVVAEITRATTRGM is encoded by the coding sequence ATGAAAAAACAAGAATACGGCCTCAAGCAGGCCAAGGCAAAAAAAAGCAGGTATCCACTGCTTTTCCCGGTTTGTTTTTTGTTGTGGGGCTTTGCCTTTATGAGTTTTTCCACGCAAACCGTAGCCAGGGCATTGCGATACCATCCTGACCTGGGCAGGCCGGTGTTTGATACGTATTACCTGCCCTGGAAGGTGTTTGAATGGAATAAATACATCACAGACACCCCGGTGGGGAATAAGGTTGACTTGATCTTTGGTGGTTTTATCCTCAGCACGGCCTTCGGCTTTTTCCTTATTTTAAGGAAAAAGCCGAAAGGCAATTTAAACCTGCACGGCACCGCCACCTGGGCAAAGAAAAAAGATCTGGCCGAAATGGGACTTGACGCCAAAGAAGGCGTATATGTCGGCGGCTTTCCATTGGCCAGGGGCACCAAATACCTGATCCATAACGGTCCGGAACATATTTTAGCATTTGCGCCAACCCGATCCGGTAAAGGGGTGGGCCTGGTTATCCCCACCTTGCTTGCCTGGCCGGGCTCAAGTGTAACCCTGGACATTAAGGGCGAAAATTACGCTTTGACATCAGGATACAGGGCCAAAGAATTACATCATAAAATTCTCAAGTTTGACCCTGCTGATGAAACATTCTCTTTTTCTAAATGGAATCCTCTGGCAGAAGTGCGGATTAATACAAATCATGCCATTGCCGATGCCCAGAATATTGCCCAGATGATCTGCGACCCGGACGGTAAAGGCATGAAAGATTATTTCACCCAGGCCGGGTATGCGTTGCTGACCGGATTGATTTTGCATGTCATTGTCTCAAAGCAGGCTGCCACCCTTGCCGATGTCGTGGCGGAAATTACAAGAGCGACAACGAGGGGGATGTGA